A genomic region of Alicyclobacillus sp. SO9 contains the following coding sequences:
- a CDS encoding BTAD domain-containing putative transcriptional regulator, whose product MGIQGEWQGARMSAFSRLRGIEVPRPRLMSLLSDIPSVFTTVVKAGAGYGKTTAVRAYLTQSRLPARWFTVREQDKDSVCFVERFCSTVLKPYVDAAQRDEIIAQAHSTFTWIHSAESAGNAVQNAPLLQDEVWVVDNFHLLDDDQAVMAWFDCLHRRLPPSIHMVIVTRTSPCLPFVESLTLADDALWIQSRELAFTEDEIGFLFHEGTLLAAKGQSLEENQPLENANQRYLQRTEIREVMKRTGGMAMVLSMLLRDWMQHGSYHRLRAALSGTASLTERIGRLFLEGVTTLQQEFLRNTSLFPMLHPDLCNQALHRLDSELVLSELEKRGHINLSEDGISYELHPLVRDYLLASLSPSQQEKLVETAILWHLQRGEESRAVSYLFFLSNKEHAGNALAPYIHRYLHRGQISTVRSWLDRVHLSVLESSPALLHAKAEMFRHVNQFSDALELYQMSEEQALIRDDKWIQIQVEIGRARLYLDTIQPAHAHPHILAARQLVPRKNRVLRLTVLQLALENSINSASVGRANRIAAVLRESTDVALSTNNMDARMLLRTGKISEVITLMRSRVQIDGADERSALAHREGTLLLSLMYVMRGEIDEAQRQAEFGHGLGQSLHSPFVSAVGFIRLGHAEHLADPLGDRALNLYQQAVSQMDDMEIPRGKSEAFLGLCLAHGYRKQYVLAKSYANEGIRIAEHAGDIWMASLVRLGFGQAAVINGDMDTAAEQLTVSIAQFQHCTDAFLETAARIWRALALHRVDNRRCHEDVAKVLCETERRHWGFLLERPTYCGLRDVQSFVPLLRAHRVHGMEQRRAVQLLDNLDSAELDYHPGYTLRVQTLGGLRVWRGFAEIAHGQWPREKARQLFLFLLTHRGVYVHREEVCEQLWGDLSPDAAERDFKVALHALSTVLEPDKPGRGPSVFIARRGSMYALTKQAILQVDKDNFKSMAASVDSADSKKSKKVILKSLMALYQGEYLPEAKYELWCEEERTELRLEFIQRSMEYANLCYADQEYEEALAICERIVKSELVWEDAYILMMKIHGAMFNRSMIIQTYHKCEQVLRRELGVEPMPATTEVFQQLV is encoded by the coding sequence AGAGTCGGTTGCCAGCAAGATGGTTTACAGTTCGTGAGCAGGATAAGGACAGCGTCTGTTTTGTCGAACGTTTCTGCAGCACAGTACTAAAGCCCTACGTTGATGCTGCACAAAGAGATGAAATTATTGCCCAAGCGCATTCAACGTTTACCTGGATTCACTCCGCTGAATCGGCTGGGAACGCTGTCCAGAATGCGCCGCTGCTTCAAGACGAGGTTTGGGTGGTTGACAATTTTCATCTGCTGGATGATGACCAGGCGGTAATGGCATGGTTCGACTGTTTGCACCGACGCTTGCCTCCGTCAATACACATGGTTATAGTTACACGGACTAGTCCGTGCCTCCCCTTTGTGGAGAGCCTCACTTTAGCTGATGACGCATTGTGGATTCAAAGCCGTGAATTGGCTTTTACGGAAGATGAAATCGGATTTTTGTTTCACGAAGGAACTCTGTTGGCTGCTAAGGGCCAGTCGTTAGAAGAAAACCAGCCGTTGGAAAACGCCAATCAACGGTATCTTCAGCGCACAGAAATCCGTGAAGTTATGAAGAGGACCGGGGGTATGGCTATGGTACTGTCCATGCTGTTACGTGACTGGATGCAGCATGGTTCATATCACCGGTTGCGTGCCGCTCTGTCCGGCACGGCTTCACTTACAGAACGGATTGGTCGACTCTTCCTCGAGGGCGTCACAACTCTCCAGCAGGAGTTCTTGCGCAATACCAGTTTGTTCCCCATGTTACATCCGGATTTATGCAATCAGGCACTGCACAGACTTGACAGCGAACTGGTCCTGTCTGAATTGGAGAAAAGGGGGCACATCAATCTTTCGGAAGACGGTATCAGCTATGAACTGCATCCTCTTGTCCGAGACTATTTGCTGGCAAGCCTGAGCCCCTCTCAGCAGGAAAAGTTGGTTGAGACAGCCATTCTGTGGCACTTGCAACGAGGTGAAGAATCTCGTGCAGTGTCGTACCTGTTTTTCTTGTCCAATAAAGAGCATGCTGGAAATGCTTTGGCGCCGTATATTCACCGTTATCTTCATCGGGGCCAGATTTCAACAGTACGGAGTTGGCTCGACCGCGTTCATCTCTCTGTCTTAGAATCGTCGCCTGCTTTGCTTCATGCCAAAGCTGAGATGTTTCGCCATGTCAATCAATTTTCAGATGCTTTGGAATTGTATCAGATGTCCGAGGAACAAGCGCTTATACGTGATGATAAATGGATTCAAATCCAAGTGGAAATTGGACGCGCACGTCTGTATCTCGACACCATTCAACCAGCCCATGCACATCCGCATATTCTTGCGGCACGGCAACTGGTTCCGCGCAAGAACCGCGTGCTGCGGCTCACAGTACTTCAACTGGCTTTGGAAAACAGTATTAACTCTGCGTCTGTCGGCAGAGCCAATCGGATTGCTGCTGTGTTGCGGGAAAGTACCGATGTTGCACTTTCAACCAATAACATGGACGCCAGAATGCTGTTAAGAACGGGAAAAATATCGGAAGTTATTACGCTCATGAGGTCAAGGGTGCAAATTGACGGTGCCGATGAGCGTTCCGCTTTGGCACATCGAGAAGGCACACTGCTCTTGTCCTTAATGTACGTCATGCGGGGCGAGATTGACGAGGCGCAACGTCAAGCAGAATTCGGACACGGATTGGGACAGTCACTTCATTCTCCGTTTGTCAGTGCAGTCGGGTTCATTAGATTGGGACACGCCGAACACCTGGCAGACCCGTTGGGTGACAGAGCGCTCAACCTTTATCAACAGGCCGTATCGCAAATGGATGACATGGAAATACCCCGCGGTAAATCTGAGGCCTTCTTAGGGCTGTGTTTGGCACACGGATATCGAAAGCAGTATGTCTTGGCAAAATCCTATGCCAATGAAGGCATCAGGATTGCAGAACACGCGGGCGATATATGGATGGCCAGCCTTGTCAGACTTGGGTTTGGCCAAGCAGCTGTTATCAACGGAGATATGGACACTGCCGCCGAGCAATTGACCGTCAGTATTGCACAATTTCAGCATTGCACAGACGCGTTCTTGGAAACGGCAGCACGCATTTGGCGCGCACTGGCTTTGCATCGCGTGGACAACCGCAGGTGCCATGAGGATGTGGCCAAAGTCCTGTGCGAAACAGAGCGCCGCCACTGGGGATTTCTGCTGGAGAGACCGACTTATTGCGGTTTACGTGACGTGCAGTCTTTCGTACCGCTGCTTCGTGCTCACCGTGTGCATGGTATGGAGCAGAGGCGAGCAGTACAATTGCTTGACAATCTGGACAGTGCTGAACTGGATTATCACCCAGGCTATACGCTTCGTGTGCAAACTTTGGGAGGACTGCGTGTGTGGCGCGGGTTTGCAGAGATTGCTCATGGCCAGTGGCCGCGCGAGAAAGCTCGGCAATTATTTCTGTTCTTGCTCACACATCGAGGAGTTTATGTGCACCGAGAAGAGGTCTGTGAGCAACTGTGGGGAGACCTCTCTCCTGACGCCGCAGAGCGGGACTTTAAGGTTGCGTTGCACGCCTTATCAACGGTTCTCGAGCCGGATAAGCCAGGGCGGGGACCGAGTGTTTTTATCGCTCGCAGAGGGTCCATGTATGCGCTTACCAAGCAGGCTATACTCCAGGTCGACAAAGACAATTTTAAAAGCATGGCGGCGTCAGTCGACTCCGCTGACAGCAAAAAAAGCAAGAAAGTCATACTAAAGTCGCTCATGGCTCTGTACCAAGGAGAATACCTGCCTGAAGCAAAGTACGAACTATGGTGCGAAGAGGAGCGGACAGAGCTTCGCTTGGAGTTTATTCAGAGGTCGATGGAATACGCCAATCTCTGTTACGCGGACCAAGAGTATGAGGAGGCTTTAGCAATCTGTGAAAGAATAGTTAAATCTGAACTCGTGTGGGAAGACGCGTACATACTTATGATGAAAATTCACGGAGCAATGTTTAACCGCTCTATGATTATTCAGACATACCACAAATGTGAACAAGTCCTGCGACGAGAGTTGGGAGTGGAGCCCATGCCTGCCACAACAGAGGTTTTTCAACAACTCGTGTGA
- a CDS encoding rhodanese-like domain-containing protein, whose protein sequence is MQTWIWVVLVVLVVGWFLWSRRGAGGIQTIQPGELQSKLKQKPQSLHVVDVREPFEFSGGHISKAKNIPLGSLRNRLADLPKDKEIVFVCRSGNRSMKAAQIAKKAGMEAIYNLSGGMSRWSGPVKK, encoded by the coding sequence TTGCAGACGTGGATTTGGGTTGTTCTAGTGGTTTTAGTGGTAGGTTGGTTTCTGTGGAGTCGCAGAGGAGCCGGGGGTATTCAGACGATTCAACCTGGAGAACTTCAGTCAAAGCTCAAACAGAAGCCGCAATCACTACATGTGGTGGATGTACGTGAACCCTTTGAATTCTCAGGGGGGCACATCTCGAAAGCGAAAAACATTCCCCTCGGAAGTTTACGAAATCGTCTCGCTGATCTTCCTAAGGATAAAGAAATTGTGTTCGTGTGCCGCAGTGGAAACCGCAGCATGAAAGCTGCACAGATTGCCAAAAAAGCTGGGATGGAAGCTATTTATAACCTGTCCGGCGGCATGAGCCGTTGGAGTGGTCCTGTTAAGAAATAA